DNA sequence from the Parasphaerochaeta coccoides DSM 17374 genome:
GGCATGGCTATCATGCTTTTGGCACTGGGAAATGGCACAATGGCCCGTCTTCATACACCCGTAGCTTCACGGAAGGTGACAATGCATTCTTTTCAGGCATGTGGGATCACTGGAATGTCCCTGTCTGCAAACATGATCCTACGGGAGAATATGACAACGTAATCAACTTTGTGATGGATTTCTATAATGCCAAGGACGTGACGAAAATCTACTGTGATTCATTCAATCCGGGGATTCATTCTTCAAATCTTCTTGCTGATACGACCATCCAGTTTTTGGAAAACTATGAAGGTACAGCTCCTTTTTTCTGTTATACCGCGTTCCTTGCTCCTCATGATCCCCGTACTATGCCACAGGAATTCCATAATATGTATGATGGTCGGAAAGTATCCGTCCCAGCGAATTTCTTGCCTGAGTATCCTGTCTCATACGGAGATGGGCGTATCCGGGATGAAATGCTGGCTCCATACCCCAGAACCCCGGAGCGCATCATTGCCGAGCTGACCGACTATTATGCCATGATTACACATGTGGATCATGAAATAGGCAGGATTCTCGATGTCCTGAGAAAGAAAGGATTGTATGAAGATACACTGATCATCTTTTGCAGTGACAATGGCCTGGGACTGGGAAGTCACGCGTTCATGGGAAAACAGAATCATTTTGAACATTCCATCAAAGTTCCCCTTATCTTTGCAGGTTCAGGGATTCCCCGTGGCCGAACTGTCACCGCGAATGTTTATCTGCACGATATTTATCCGACATTATGTGAGTTGCTTGGCTTGGATATCCCGGCATCTGTGGAAGGACGAAGTTTCCTGAAATGTTTTTCCACGAATGTCCAGCACAGGGAAGAACTGTATTATTCTTACGGTTCGACAATCCGTTCCATCCGTAGCGGAGATTATAAGTTGATGGAATACATTGGATTGAACGGGGAGCGTTCAAGTCTGCTGTACGATATTGCCCATGATTCCATGGAACTTCATGATCTTTTTGCTCCTGATGAGCCGCTAGTTGCTGAACTGCGTACCAGACTACTGGTGGTGAGGGAGCAGGAGGGTGATGTCAACCGTCCGGAATCAAGAATGTTCTGGGAGAGATATTGATGATTCGCTATATAAGGGGAACCGGATATAAAAAAAGCAACTAATTACTTATATAGTAACTAGTTGCTAAATGGGCGATGCCAGGATTGAACTGGCGACTTCCACCATGTCAAGGTGGCACTCTCCCGCTGAGTTAACCGCCCGTAAACCATATACCCGCATCACGCAGGCGAAAATTACCTTACGATATAATTCCAATTCTGTCTAGTAGAAATACAAAACAAGACGAAACAAGACGTGAAACAAGACGCAAGACAAACCTCATCCGCCATTAGTTGTCGTCATCAGTTCAGTGTAGTATGATGGACTTCGTATCTCATTGCCTCAAGCAGGAAAGACATTGGTCAATCTCCGGTAACAAAGGCTTTGGAAAAAAAAGGAAAATTGAGAACAACATGAGTGACAAGAAAGAAACAAACCGCTGGCTCAAGAAAGGTATTTTCATCATAGGATTGCTGTTCATCTGTGCATCCGGCCTCATGGCCGCTTCACGGAGCATTACGTGGAAGTGGACAGCGACAGAACCACGCGTCTCTCATTTCCGTTACCAGCTCGACGGGGAAGATGAGGGGAAATGGACGGTCATTGATGCCGCCCCAGAGATGTCCTATACCCTTGAAGACGCGCAGGAAGGACGGGATTATATCCTCTACATCCAACAGTCATATAATGGTCATCGATGGAGTGCATCCCAGCTGAATCCAGTTTCACTGGCAGGGGTAGAAGACGTTGCAGCCAGCATTACCTCTGCCGCGTCTGACATAGAAACAGCTCCGGCACAAGACGTGGATACGACTGCATCTGCATCAGTTTTTGCGGATAGCGAGCATGAAGAAGCAGCTCCGGCACAAGAGGTGGATACGGCTGCATCTGCATCAGTTTTTGCGGATAGTGAACATGAAGAAGCAGCTCCGGCGCAAGTCGTGGATACGGCTGCATCTGCATCAGTCTTTGCAGATAGTGAGCATGAAGAAACAGCTCTGGCTCAAGACGTGGATACGGCTGCATCTGCATCAGTCTTTGCAGATGGCGAACATGAAGAAACAGCTCCGCAACGTGCCGAAGAACAGCAAGGAGCAATAGACTTCATACTTGAAATTGGGGAAACCTCCCCGCAGACAGAACCGCAGAGTGTGGTAAAAGACACGGAAGAACCTGCTGACGAGTCCCATGATGAAACGGAAGATTTGCCACAAGCGGCACAAGAAGTCGTCCTGGTGACGGAAGAAGCCGATGAAACTGTCCCTGACTACTCTGATGTTCCGCTGACGCCTGCTGATGAGCTTTCCGATGGGGAACAAAGCGGGCAATACGTGGATTCAGAAGAAACACTTGCGATACTTCCGGTTGACGCAGAAGCTTCTGTTGCTTCCGAACAAGAAGCTCCAGCAGAAGAAACCCTTGCAACGGACTTCCCGGTTCCTGACACGACAGATGAAGACGCTGTGACCGTAGGAAGTACGGAAAGTGAAGATATCAGTGATGAGTTCTTTGCCAAAGATGTCGAAGATAGTGCAACTTTAGAAACAGCTTTGGACTCCCAGGAGCTTACAACGGTATCCACTGATGAGAGTGTAACGGCTACCATGGAAGAAGAACCTCCTGCTGACCTGCCTGCTGACATATCCGTCAATGTTCCGTCTGATACCTCTGATGTGTCTTCCGGCACGCCTGTCGTTCCCCAGAAGACAGAAAGTAAGACAAGAGCCTCGGTATCCCTGCGTTTTTCCGGGGGTCTTCAGTTCTCTGTCAGAGATAACGATGATGTCAAAGATAACAAAGGTCAGGCACTTTTCACGCTGTATGAGAAGACCGTACCGGAATTCACATTAGGGCTTGTTTTCGACAATATCATGCCACTAAGTAATTCGGTGGGAATTGGCATTGGGATGTATGGAGCCTATCAACCATATGTCCTCCCAAGCACCACCGGCAACGAAATCCTGCATGTGCTTGGGATAGGCGTGATGTCGAGGCTTCGCTTTGACATAGGTGCTGTCTCCTTATATATCAACGGAAGCATGGACACACTCTCCATCCCTTTGAGAAAGGAACAGAACCAGAAGTACTCCGGAGTCTTTTTCTCGTTCTTCTCTCCTGTATGGAGCGTCGGCGCGGGAGTTGCGGTTGAAGTCCAGAAGAATGTATCCGTGGGACTTGAAGGAACGTGGGTCTACCATCAGAATGACTATCGTAACTATGCCGGGGCGCGGCTTTTTGTCGAGTCACGCCTTTAGGATGTCCTGTTCGGCTGGTATCAGATAACAGCGGAGAAAGAAAATATGAAAAAAGGAGTGAGGGTTCTGCTTGCACTATGCGGCGTACTTCTGGCGGGCATCGGGGCAATGGGTATTTTTATTCCGGTGCTGCCGACCACTCCTTTCATCCTGCTTGCATCTGTCTGCTTCTCATCTTCATCCCCTCGCATCCATGCCTGGCTGCTGAGGAATCGGTTTTTCGGACCCTATATAGAAAGATACAAGGGTGGGGAACCGGTGAGTCGGAGCATCACGGTGAAAGCTACTATCTTCGTATGGTCAGGACTTGCCATCTCCGCCATTCTCATAAGAAAACCGTGGGCTGCCTTCCTGTTCATGGGCATCGGAATCGGGGTAAGCATACACTTGGACGCGCTGTCCCGCAGTCCACGTAAAAAGAAAACCGGCTCAGCAGAACCGGCATCCTCCGTCACACCTGAAGATTATGACAATGACAAACAAGCGTGAAATGGGTTTGGATAATTTCACGTAAGAACGTTTTTACATCCATATTTTAGTTACTGGTAATCGACGGCGGGGCGCCAACTTCACCGGCAGATTCTTCTTGGGGTTTTGTTCCTGTGTCGGAGGGGCTTTCCTGTTCCGCACGGAGAAATGCTTCCCACGTGCTGTCCTTGTCCAGATTCCGCACTGAAGGAGGGATGACGAACAGCAATGTAATCAAGGTGACGCTTATCCCGGACAGCAGGAAGAAGACATTAACCCCCAATATCTCAGCGAACAGACCGGAAAGAATCAAGCCGAAGGGAGCTGACAGGGAAAAAGTCGTGGTTGACAGACTCATGATGCGTCCAAGGTATTGAGATGGAATACGTTCTTGAAGAAGGGCTGTGAAGGGACCATTGTAGAATGGTGTCATGAAACCCAGCAGCCCAGTCAGGATTGCGAATGCCACGAAACCGGCTGGAGAGAGAAGCCCGCAGGACAGAAGAAACGCGCCGGAGAGCAGGTTTGCAGCGCCCATCGAGACAATGCGATTTTTCGTTCCTCCCCAGATTCCCAGTACCAGACCTCCAAGCAACATGCCGACGGAGAAAGCAATCTCGACAATGCCCGCTTCAATGGTTGTCTTACCCAGGTAGGACATTGTCATGAGGGGGAATATGGCTGCGACAGGGAGGAATACTACACCAAAAAGGAAACTTCCGAGGAAGATGAGTCCCAAGCCTTTGAAACGATGCACAAGGGCAATCCCATCAATCATTTCACGGAAAAGTTGGGCGGGAGAAGCATTCAACGGAGTCTCGTTCTCTATTTTTTTCCTTTTGGGGATGCGGGCAATGATGACTGTCAGCGTGCCGCAAACAGCACCAGCTACATCCAGCAAGATAATCCATTCAAGCGGCCACACGGAGAACAAGGCAGCGGCAAGGGCCGGGCCGGCAATCAGGGAGACGGACAGGACAGCCTGTGCGTACCCTGCGCTTTTCGTCAGCATATGGGGAGGGACGACCTCTGCTACAATGACTTGAAGGGTCGGCTCGTGGAAAGCCGTTCCCAATGAACGGAAGAAAGCAGCAATGAGAATCAGCGGGATAGGGATGGAACCGATGCGACCGACGACGAACACCAGGGAAAGACTTGTCAGGGCAACGAAAACATCAGCACAAATCATGATGAGCTTGCGTTCGGTACGGTCAATGACACTTCCCGCCAATGGTCCGAACAGGATGCGTGGCAGGAAACTCATGAAAGTGGTCAATGAGAGCATAGCCGCCGACTGTGTTTCTTTTGTCACATACCAGATGATTGCATAGCCTAGCACCGAGCTGGTGATGATGGATATGGCCTGCCCAGTGTAGATGGTGATAAAAGTTTTCTGCCATGAATGTTGCATGGTGATATGTCCTCCGACCTCTTCTTTCCCTGATAGATGGCGTAAGAAATTAAGTATGTCATGCATCTGTCTTTTTTGTCCATATGGACTAGACCTGACAGGGTTCAGACGTAACAGCGACAGACACAACCGGAAGATAGAAGGAAAGTAAAACGGGAAAATCGGAGAACTGTAAAAAGATTTTCATATGTACCTTTCGCACAAAAAGGAGTATATTGGACATGATACCACCCTACGGGGGGTGTGGTACGAAGGAGCCCACTATGTT
Encoded proteins:
- a CDS encoding sulfatase-like hydrolase/transferase; its protein translation is MSEKAPNILFIVTDDQRYDTINALGNEEIITPNFDRLVSEGTSFLNAYIPCGLTGAVCMPSRAMIHTGKGLYGLQGNGEDIPCQDTLLGEHLIRHGYHAFGTGKWHNGPSSYTRSFTEGDNAFFSGMWDHWNVPVCKHDPTGEYDNVINFVMDFYNAKDVTKIYCDSFNPGIHSSNLLADTTIQFLENYEGTAPFFCYTAFLAPHDPRTMPQEFHNMYDGRKVSVPANFLPEYPVSYGDGRIRDEMLAPYPRTPERIIAELTDYYAMITHVDHEIGRILDVLRKKGLYEDTLIIFCSDNGLGLGSHAFMGKQNHFEHSIKVPLIFAGSGIPRGRTVTANVYLHDIYPTLCELLGLDIPASVEGRSFLKCFSTNVQHREELYYSYGSTIRSIRSGDYKLMEYIGLNGERSSLLYDIAHDSMELHDLFAPDEPLVAELRTRLLVVREQEGDVNRPESRMFWERY
- a CDS encoding YbaN family protein, with amino-acid sequence MKKGVRVLLALCGVLLAGIGAMGIFIPVLPTTPFILLASVCFSSSSPRIHAWLLRNRFFGPYIERYKGGEPVSRSITVKATIFVWSGLAISAILIRKPWAAFLFMGIGIGVSIHLDALSRSPRKKKTGSAEPASSVTPEDYDNDKQA
- a CDS encoding MFS transporter is translated as MQHSWQKTFITIYTGQAISIITSSVLGYAIIWYVTKETQSAAMLSLTTFMSFLPRILFGPLAGSVIDRTERKLIMICADVFVALTSLSLVFVVGRIGSIPIPLILIAAFFRSLGTAFHEPTLQVIVAEVVPPHMLTKSAGYAQAVLSVSLIAGPALAAALFSVWPLEWIILLDVAGAVCGTLTVIIARIPKRKKIENETPLNASPAQLFREMIDGIALVHRFKGLGLIFLGSFLFGVVFLPVAAIFPLMTMSYLGKTTIEAGIVEIAFSVGMLLGGLVLGIWGGTKNRIVSMGAANLLSGAFLLSCGLLSPAGFVAFAILTGLLGFMTPFYNGPFTALLQERIPSQYLGRIMSLSTTTFSLSAPFGLILSGLFAEILGVNVFFLLSGISVTLITLLFVIPPSVRNLDKDSTWEAFLRAEQESPSDTGTKPQEESAGEVGAPPSITSN